The genomic stretch GGACGGTCCAGTCCGGTGCTCCGAGCGATCCCGGAGATCGGCTTCAGACGTATGGATCGAATGCATCGTCTCTCCTGTGAAGAGGGTTGCCCCAATGTTATTGAGCAGATGCTCAACATCGGTGACGCAGGTGTTTCAGGCACGTGAACCTCGAGTGCTTCAGAGTGTGACACCGCTCACCTGCCTTGTAAAGCATGCTCCGATCCACGGCCTCCCCTGGCGCAGAGCGCCGTGGGGCGCGGCTCAGCCCGAATGCGCAAAAGGGCTGCACGTTGATCCAAGACGCCGCGGTGAAGCCAGGGGGATGCTACGGGGTACCGGCGATCGCACCGCGTCGGCACCTGCAAGCAGAGGGAGCACCCTGATGACCGAGCACACTGCCACCTCGAGGCCGCCTGCGGTCCAAGTGTCCACGCTGGCCAAGCGCACATTGGGAGTCCCAGCCCTGGTCTTCCTGATCATCGCGGCCTCCGCGCCTCTGACCGTTCTCGCCGGAGGCGCCACCACAAGCTTCGCGATCACCGGGCAGACCGGAGTCCCCGTGGGGTACCTGCTGCTGGGAGTGATCCTGGGTCTCTTCGCGGTGGGCTTCGGGCGCATGAGCACCTATGTGCACAATGCCGGTGCCTTCTACGCCTACGTCGCCGCGGGACTGGGCACTCGCCTCGGCATCGGCACCTCCTTCCTGGCGCTGATGACCTACAACGCCATGCAGATCGGAATCTATGGCGTCTTCGGATTCACGGCATCTTCGATCATCGCCGACCTCTTCGGGGTCACGCTCGCCTGGTGGGTGTGTGCTCTGGCGGGGTGGCTGCTGGTCGCCTGGTTGGGGGTCCATCGCATCGACCTCTCCGCGAAGCTGCTGGCGATCATCGTCCTGCTGGAGTTTCTGGTGGTCATCATCGTCAGCCTGCTCTCACTGACCACCTCCCCAGAGGGAGTCACTGCGGCGCCGCTGCTTCCCCAGAACTGGCTCAACGGCAGTCTCGGAGCACTTCTGGCTTTCGGCATGGCCGCCTTCATGGGCTTTGAATCCGGCGCCATCTATTCCGAGGAGGCGAAGAATCCCGAACGCTCGGTGGCCAGAGCCACCTACATCGCAGTGGGCATCATCGCCGTGTTCTACGCAGCGTCCTCCTGGGCACTGGCGATCGGGCTGGGGCCTTCCCAGATCGTCGCGCAGGCTCAGGAATGGGGTCCCGATCTGGTCTTCGTGTTCCTCGACGGCAAGCTGTCCGGACTGCTGGTGAACCTCGCCGCGGTGCTCTTCCTGACCAGCATCATGGCGGCGCTGGTGGCATTCCACAATGCGGCGGCCCGGTACTTCTTCTCGATGGGACGCGCCCAGGTGCTGCCCTCGGCGCTGGGGCGCACCGGCCGGGTCAGCGGTGCCCCCGTGGTGGGATCCCTGGTGCAGAGCGCGCTGGGGCTGGTCTTCATCCTGGTCTTCGCGATCGCCGGAGCCGGTTCCGAGCTCGGACCGCTGTTTCCTGTGCTGACCATGTTCCCCTGGTTGACCAACGCGGCCGGTTTCGGTCTGGTGCTGCTGCTGTGCGTCACCTCTGTGGCGGCTCTGCAGTACTTCAACCGCGAGCCTGAGCGGCACCCGCTCTTCGCCCGGACCATCGCACCGCTGCTGGCCGCCATCGGACTGGCCGTGATCGCCGTGCTGATCATGTTCAACTTCGACGTGATGATCGACGCCGAGGGCTCCACCGCTCTGGTGGTCCTGCTGCCGGGGCTGATCCTGGGCTCCGCGGTGGTGGGTCTGATCTGGGGGGAGTATCTGCGAGTGAAGCGGCCAGAGATCTATGACGCCGTCCGGCAGGCGAACATCGGCTGACCACGCGGCCGGTCACGACGCGTCAGGGAACATCGCCGTAGCTGCGGTTCCTGCATCGAGTGTGCAATTCGACCGCCGAAGCCAGGCAAGACGGCCGCAGAACCTGCACAGATTGCACACTCGATGACCGGCGCAGCAGATTCCTGGACCAAGGGTTGTGCCCCACATCACAGACCGTATACGATCTGGAATATCATCCGGGGTGG from Nesterenkonia sandarakina encodes the following:
- a CDS encoding APC family permease; amino-acid sequence: MTEHTATSRPPAVQVSTLAKRTLGVPALVFLIIAASAPLTVLAGGATTSFAITGQTGVPVGYLLLGVILGLFAVGFGRMSTYVHNAGAFYAYVAAGLGTRLGIGTSFLALMTYNAMQIGIYGVFGFTASSIIADLFGVTLAWWVCALAGWLLVAWLGVHRIDLSAKLLAIIVLLEFLVVIIVSLLSLTTSPEGVTAAPLLPQNWLNGSLGALLAFGMAAFMGFESGAIYSEEAKNPERSVARATYIAVGIIAVFYAASSWALAIGLGPSQIVAQAQEWGPDLVFVFLDGKLSGLLVNLAAVLFLTSIMAALVAFHNAAARYFFSMGRAQVLPSALGRTGRVSGAPVVGSLVQSALGLVFILVFAIAGAGSELGPLFPVLTMFPWLTNAAGFGLVLLLCVTSVAALQYFNREPERHPLFARTIAPLLAAIGLAVIAVLIMFNFDVMIDAEGSTALVVLLPGLILGSAVVGLIWGEYLRVKRPEIYDAVRQANIG